One window from the genome of Haemorhous mexicanus isolate bHaeMex1 chromosome 22, bHaeMex1.pri, whole genome shotgun sequence encodes:
- the INPP5K gene encoding inositol polyphosphate 5-phosphatase K isoform X1: MEAAGLPTKELRLHLVTWNVGTASPPPDVTSLLQLNSLGPPTDMYVIGLQEVNSKITNFLSDLAFDDPWSIFFMTVLSPLGYIKLSSVRMQGLLLLIFVKHVHLPFIRDIHTHYTRTGLFGYWGNKGGVSVRMSLFGHTICFMNCHLPAHIENTEQRLDDFEKILEMQFEGEDIPSPLDHELLFWFGDLNFRIADYGIHFVRESINNKRFSLLWEKDQLNMAKKEEAFLKEFKEGPLQFKPTYKFDLDSEVYDTREQKSLFWFNEKKRKPAWTDRILWKVKNLSEAASKEDEFPEEENPISVTLNNYVSHMSYGISDHKPVTGTFKLEMKPLVSDPLVVLNPEGEWSAEHDVLIRYSAAPELPSSAWDWIGLFQVTFRHVKDYVTYAWVEDDEISSSRDSKEVYMSASEIPKMGGEFLLCYFSNNLQSIVGISEPFQIQPSQTPIEKDVPEEESSLLQQPDNPKSVDDSENRKGI; this comes from the exons CTTACAGGAGGTGAATtcaaaaatcacaaattttcTGTCTGACTTGGCATTTGATGATCCATGGAGCATTTTTTTCATGACTGTCTTGTCTCCCTTGGGATATATCAAG ctctcctcagtccgcatgcaggggctgctgcttctgATCTTTGTGAAGCACGTGCACCTTCCCTTCATCCGGGACATCCACACCCACTACACCCGCACGGGCCTCTTTGGCTACTGG GGGAACAAAGGAGGAGTCAGCGTCCGCATGTCCCTCTTTGGGCACACGATCTGTTTCATGAACTGCCACTTGCCAGCTCACATAGAGAACACCGAGCAGCGACTGGATGACTTTGAGAAAATTCTGGAAATGCAGTTTGAAGGAGAGGATATTCCAAGTCCCTTGGATCACGA GCTTCTCTTCTGGTTTGGAGACCTTAACTTCCGGATAGCAGATTATGGGATACACTTTGTCAGAGAATCAATCAATAACAAGCGTTTCAGTCTGCTCTGGGAAAAGGACCAG ttaAATATGGCAAAAAAGGAGGAAGCATTTCTGAAGGAATTCAAAGAGGGTCCTCTGCAGTTTAAGCCCACCTACAAGTTTGACCTTGACTCAGAGGTCTATGACACAAG AGAACAGAAGTCCCTATTTTGGTTTAA tgagaagaaaagaaaaccagcatGGACAGATAGAATTCTATGGAAAGTGAAAAATCTCAGCGAGGCTGCTTCAAAAGAAGATGAATTCCCTGAAGAAGAGAATCCAATTTCTGTGACTCTGAATAACTATGTCAGTCACATGAGCTATGGCATCAGTGATCACAAACCTGTCACAGGAACTTTCAAACTTGAG ATGAAGCCTCTTGTCTCAGATCCCCTGGTCGTGCTGAATCCTGAGGGTGAGTGGAGTGCAGAGCACGATGTTCTCATCCGCTACTCTGCAGCACCTGAGCTCCCCAGCAGTGCTTGGGACTGGATTGGGCTCTTCCAG GTGACTTTCAGGCATGTGAAGGATTATGTTACTTATGCTTGGGTGGAAGATGATGAAATTTCTTCCAGCAGAGACAGCAAAGAA GTTTACATGAGTGCTTCAGAAATACCCAAGATGGGAGGagaatttttgctttgttaTTTTAGCAATAACTTGCAGTCAATAGTTGGCATCAGTGAACCTTTTCAG ATTCAGCCTAGCCAAACACCAATAGAAAAGGATGTGCCAGAGGAAGAGAGCAGTTTGCTGCAGCAACCTGACAATCCAAAATCAGTTGATGATTCTGAAAATAGAAAGGGCATTTAA